From a region of the Haematobia irritans isolate KBUSLIRL chromosome 4, ASM5000362v1, whole genome shotgun sequence genome:
- the LOC142234902 gene encoding tetratricopeptide repeat protein 36 homolog has protein sequence MPQILNKSCLSPHDQQVLESIFNPLELTSSLAPEHINADSTEVLVDADDYEYPREIVEKSKALEIEAVKRIEENHLDPMALGKFAEALALTPKRASIYNNRAQALRLAGKDQEAFEDLNKAIEYGCTQLKTKCHAYCQRGVLFRKMEKLDEARRDFEEAAKLGSKFAKTQLVEINPFAALCNQMLRQAFDQLK, from the exons ATGCCTcaaatcctcaacaaatcttGCCTTAGTCCACATGACCAACAGGTATTGGAATCGATATTCAATCCATTGGAATTGACTTCATCATTGGCACCTGAACATATTAATGCTGATTCTACAGAAGTTTTAGTGGATGCCGATGATTATGAATATCCTCGTGAAATTGTGGAGAAATCAAAGGCATTAGAGATCGAAGCTGTTAAACGGATTGAAGAAAATCATTTGGATCCCATGGCATTGGGGAAGTTTGCCGAAGCATTGGCATTGACACCAAAACGTGCTTCCATCTATAATAATCGAGCCCAAGCATTACGTTTGGCTGGAAAAGATCAAG AGGCTTTCGAGGATTTAAATAAGGCCATAGAATATGGATGTACGCAATTGAAAACGAAATGTCATGCCTACTGTCAACGTGGTGTTCTCTTTAGGAAAATGGAAAAACTCGATGAAGCAAGACGAGATTTTGAAGAAGCAGCTAAATTGGGTAGTAAATTCGCCAAAACCCAATTGGTGGAAATAAATCCTTTTGCAGCTCTATGCAATCAGATGTTACGGCAAGCATTTGATCAACTGAAATGA